In Labeo rohita strain BAU-BD-2019 unplaced genomic scaffold, IGBB_LRoh.1.0 scaffold_578, whole genome shotgun sequence, the DNA window ACACCACAACAACTATTAATGCAACAACAGCTTTTGCTTCCACAACCATCCTTTCAACATCCTCAACTATAGCACCAGCGTCAACAACTGTTGCAACAACATTAAATATTCCTGATATGACAAAAACTATCAATGTAACATCAACTTTCTCAACCACTCCTACAACAACCTCAAGTGCAGCACCAATGTCAACAACTCATGGAACAACCACCACTATGCTTGACCTCAACACTCTTGATGCAACAACACTTTTGGGTTCCACAGCCACCCCTCCAACATCCTCACATGCAGAATCAAGCTCAACACCAGACGCAGCAAACACAACTTTGCCTGAAACCACGACAGTTGTTGGACAAACAAGAACTTTAGATACCACCCCTCCAACAACCTTAAGTTTAGCACCAATGTCAACAGCAACCTCAAAACCTGGTACTATTGTTGCGACAACTGCAGATGTGACATCCACAACAACAATCAATCCTACAACTATTGCTGTGACTGAATCCAAAACAACACATCCAATGACAGCTGCTGTTGAAACAAATACAACTTTGGCTTCTGAAACCACACTCACTACAAGTTATCCAAAAACTAATATTGTGCTTGAAACCACAACACTTCCAACAACAACTATAGGTGAGAAAACTACAGCTTTGGTTAACAAAACCACAACACTTTCAACTACAGGACCAACCACTTCAACTGATGTAGTGGCTACAACTATGCCTGACACCACAAGTATTGGTGTAACAACAACTTTGGTTACAACGAGCATCCCTCCAACATCCTCAACTGTAGCATCAATGTTAACATCTGATGCAGCAACCATAACTATGCCTGAAACCACAACAACAATTGGCACAACTACATCTTTGGCAACCATAAGCACACCTCCAACATCTTCAGCTATGTCACCAACTTCAGTAACTGATGCAGCAAACACAACTTTGCCTGACTCACAAAAAACAACTATTGGTTCATCAAAAACAACTATGGTTGCCACAACCACCCTTCCGGCATCCTCATCTATAGCACCAATGTTGACATCTGATGAAGTAACCACAACTCTCCCTGAAACAACAACAGTACTTCCAAGCACATCTATTGGTGCTATGACAACAACATTGGCTTCTGACAGCAGAGTGACTACAAATCATCCAATACCCACTAATGTGACTGATACCACAATACTTTCAACAATAACTACTGATGGAAAAATTACATCCTTAACTGTAGCACTCATGTCAACAAGTGATGCAGCAACCACAACCATGGCTGAGACTTCCACAAATATTagtgcaacaacaacaaatttggCTACCACTAGTATGCCTCCAGCATCCTCAGCTATAGCACGAACCACAACTATGCCTGACACCATACAAACAGTTggtgcaacaacaacaaatttgaTTGAGACAACCACCCCTCCAACATCCTCAACTGTAGCACCTTTATCAACAACCAATTCAGCAACAACAACTATGCCTAAATCTACAACAGTGCTTCCAACATCAACTATTGGTGCAACAGCAACAACTTTGGCTGGCAAAAGTACACCTTCAGCATTCTTATCTGTACTGCCAATGTCAACAACTGATGCAGGAGTCACAACTACATCTGAAACAACAACAGTACTTATAACAAATGCTACTATTGTTAAGACAACTACGACTTTGGTTTCCACAACAACAAGCAATCCTACAACTGTGGCTGAAACCACAACAGCGCTTCCAAGTATAGCTAATGGTGAGACAGTAACAACTATGGCCACATCTCCAACATCCTTAACTACAGAACAAACTTTGACTGCCACAACTACCCCTTC includes these proteins:
- the LOC127161200 gene encoding mucin-5AC, with amino-acid sequence MTKTINVTSTFSTTPTTTSSAAPMSTTHGTTTTMLDLNTLDATTLLGSTATPPTSSHAESSSTPDAANTTLPETTTVVGQTRTLDTTPPTTLSLAPMSTATSKPGTIVATTADVTSTTTINPTTIAVTESKTTHPMTAAVETNTTLASETTLTTSYPKTNIVLETTTLPTTTIGEKTTALVNKTTTLSTTGPTTSTDVVATTMPDTTSIGVTTTLVTTSIPPTSSTVASMLTSDAATITMPETTTTIGTTTSLATISTPPTSSAMSPTSVTDAANTTLPDSQKTTIGSSKTTMVATTTLPASSSIAPMLTSDEVTTTLPETTTVLPSTSIGAMTTTLASDSRVTTNHPIPTNVTDTTILSTITTDGKITSLTVALMSTSDAATTTMAETSTNISATTTNLATTSMPPASSAIARTTTMPDTIQTVGATTTNLIETTTPPTSSTVAPLSTTNSATTTMPKSTTVLPTSTIGATATTLAGKSTPSAFLSVLPMSTTDAGVTTTSETTTVLITNATIVKTTTTLVSTTTSNPTTVAETTTALPSIANGETVTTMATSPTSLTTEQTLTATTTPSTSLNIAATLANDTATTTSPKTTTVLSKTTIGSTTTTMADKSTPPAFTPVASTLTTDEAITTMPKTSTVLPTTFGATTNLATPSFLAPTSGAATTTLIRRVSFYIRLIFNTRGPIPSESDVLQLVDSQLATRLRTKQDTAQTLSDPVSYVNASYENIDDNSYAIKLGFEINNPSMAEKLEFRNGNYTFIQNSIKRKLNQILSDSDTSVEFNKANFVNNSMEVIANVDYIFLQQDIKSPSVFIQKLLKLMNGLTTLAPPVNKPTQNPVETPNVIGRVIIYIRLIFITLGPVPSEAKILQLANSLLAARLRTKREIRAQNLATPVSFVNVTYTKISDTSYALNFGFEISNVTMSEKVELRDSTYKLIQDSVNKLLNEILSDPTATPFVFKDTNFTGNSTTIQADVQYVFSEKDIQKPSVFLYMLIVVNNETIITTTPAATRTTFYSTVLSTTITNNSTSAAWVVAIIVPCAIAIILVPCWILLCCLLCGCCTALRRRWSRRQSYNVQYTTRNSLF